The Nicotiana tabacum cultivar K326 chromosome 5, ASM71507v2, whole genome shotgun sequence sequence gaatcatctttctcaaaatctttttgatgttcttgtttgctgcttcgacggcaccattggctttgggacgataaggagtagagttccgatgcgttatcttgaattgttcacaTATCTCTCTTATCAAATGACTATTAAAATTTGTAGCATTATCCataatgatagttgcaggaatacaaAAATGGCAGATGAGGTTGGAATGCATGAAGTctactacagctttcttggtgacagatttgagagtaattgcttcaacccactttgtgaagtagtcgattgcgtccaatatgaatctatgttcatttgaagctttcggctcaATCGTCCCAATAATATCCATGCCCCAGgaaacaaatggccaaggtgctgacatgggatgcagttccatAGGCactgcatgaatcaaatcaccgtgcacctgacattggTGACATATTCAGACAAAATTGAAGTAgtctttttccatggtcatccggTAATAGCCCGCtcaaaggattttctttgctaaaacatacccattcatgtggggtccgcacactcctgcgtgcacttcatacatgattcttcTGGCCTCtttggcgtcaacacatcttaacaagttgagatccggagtccttttgtacaagacatcACCGCTAAAAAAAACCACTTGTGTGCcatctaatggttctcttttggtctccactgtcttgctcggggtattctttagttttcagaaatcttttgatgtcatgataccatggctgaatatTTGGTTCTGCCTCAACCGTATTACAGTAACCGTGACTTTcccggatttggatttccaattGATCAATATGGGCATTGCCTGGGTATGGcagcatcgaggctaaagtagcaagtgcatcagctagttcattgtgacaacgagggatgtacctgaactctattgacttgaatcgcttgctaagatcttccatATGTTGCTTGTAGGGAAAAAGTTTGACATCTcgggtctcccattctccttgagcttgtcggataatcagatccgagtctcccatgattaacaattctttgACATCTTGGTCAATTGCcatattcatacccataatgcaggcttcatactcggtagTGTTGTTTATGCAGAAAAACCGAAGCCGAGTTGTGgcaggataatgctgaccagtgggtgagatcaagattgccctgATTCCAACACCTTTTGTGTTTACcgctccatcaaaaaacatttTTCAAGCATTAGTATCTTTGGATATGGCTTCAACTAAATTTATCTCTTCATCCGGGAAGTAGGTGctcaaaggttggtattcatcatcaaccgggttttctgccaggtgatctgctaacgcctgggcttttattgtcgtgcgagtgacgtagactatgtcaaattcagtgagtAGGATCTTCCACTTTTCTAACCTTTCCgtgggcattggtttctggaatatgtactttaaagggtCCAACCTGAtcatgagataagtagtgtaggCCAACAggtaatgcctcagcttttgagctaCCCAGGTCAGAGTGCAACAGGTCTTTTCCAACAGAGTATATTTAGCCTCGTAGCTTATGAACTTTTTACTCAAATAGTAGATCGCCTGCTCTTTCCTCCCAGTCATATCATGTTGTTCGAGGACACAACCAAAGgagttttccaagactgtcaaatatagGAACAGAGGTCTTCCTAGTTCAggtgggaccaaaactggcgggttcaatagatattctttgatttttgcAAAAGCTTCTTGGCACTCGTCTGTCCATTTGATTGTTGTATCTTTATTTAACAgcttgaaaatgggttcacatGTAGACATCAACTGAGTAAtaaatcggctgatgtagttcaatcttcctaacaagctcataacatctttcttggttcttggaggaggcaaatctcgaatagactttatctttgttgggtccaactcgatgcccctccgactgactatgaatcccaaaagtTTTACAGATGGAACctcaaatgcacatttggctagGTTTAGCTTCAGATCATATTTACACAGTcgatcaaagaattttctcaaatcctgAACATGGTCATCCTGGGTCCTGGACTTGATGATCATGTCATCCatatacacctctatctcttggtgcatcatgtcatgaaaaatgacagtcatggctctcatataggttgccccgcattcttcagaccaaaaggcatgactCTATAATAGTATGTGCCCCATAGTGTGGTAAAAgctatcttttctgcatccttctcatccatcaacacctggtgatatcttgcgtaacaatccacgaaggactgtatctcatgtttggcgtagttatcaacaaggatgtggatgttcgataaagggaaattatccttaggacttgctttgttcagatctttGTAATCCACATGCACTcgggttttcccatctttctttggcactggaactacattggctagccatgTGGTGTATCGAACCACTCGAATCACCCCCGATTTCaactgttttgtgacctcttctttaatcttgtcactgatatcggttttaaactttctttgaTTTTACTGGATAAGGGGACAATCGGGGTAAGTTggcaacttatgaaccaccaaatcaacacttagtcctggcatgtcatcgtatgaccaagcaaacacatctttgaactcaaacaaaagttggatcaatgcgtccCAGGGTttttcatctgtgtgaatgcttatcttggtttccctgatttcttcagaactacccaaattaaccggctcaatatcatttaagttcggcttaggtctactctcaaattgttccaattctcgatttatttccctaaaagcttcttcttcatcatattccggttcttggttcattatttcacagttagacagcATGTTTGAGGAACGAAGTCTgcaaacatgtcatgttatttaaagccacattattggaattgaaagaagaaataaaagagaaaaataacaaaaatcagaaagaataaagaaaggtGAAtgataaaatattgatttcatttctttgaatttgaagataacagggtttacattgggaattaaagacaggaaactaaagaaaacattcgagttataccctgaaataactcgtgatgcagaaaaagtggcaggactggactaccgggattccctcctgattgggaatggagtagccttccaattttacAGTTTGGCAATGGGTCCCATATATAGCACCTCAGCGGTGTTTTAGCCTTCCCTTTGttggaccatgtgggtttcatacagCATCTGCCTCATAGCCCCACAGATTTATTCAATTTCCTCGGCCGTAAAGgcctcatcttcctcttcctcattgtacTTAGGCTTGACAAATGTCCTATAAAGATGCGGAATCGGCTGAGGCAAAACCCAACCATTGTTCTTTCTTTCATCCGCCCATTTTCCATTAGCTGATGTGGGTTGGAAACCCACCCCAAAGAACTTCTCACTAGCAGTCGGAGTGATAGGTTCGGCAATTCCTTGCAATGACTTCCCCAGCCCCTTTCCGGGTTTGTAACCATGtctgatcatttctttggccaccataattGATGCATTTGAAAGAAAGGGTTGAGGGCAAGGGTCTCCTTCTTCACATTGGTCTGCGACCACAATCTCAAAAGCCTGATAGACTATATGCTCACTTCCTTCTATAGCTTCAAGACAAGAGACAGATGGGTCCTGATAAATCGATTGCTCATCTTCCCCGTGAACTACAATCTCCTGATCTTCATGTtcgaatttcaccatctggtggagagtagaaggaACGGCCCCTGTTGCGTGAATCCACGGCcttcccaagaggaaattataggaagtatccatgtccaagacctgaaaggtcacctcgAAGTCCACCGGGCCAATAGTCAGAATCAAATCAATCTCAACTATTGTATCTCTCTTTATGCCATCAAAAGCACGCACATAGACGTTGTTGAGTCTGATTCTCTCATTACCAATTTCCATGTGTTGCAGAGTTGAGAGAGGGCAAATATCTACCCCAGAACCACCATCTAGCATGACCCTTTTCACATAATAcccttcgcatttaactgtcagGTGAAGGGCTTTATTGTGTGCGGCCCCTTCCCGGGGCAAATTATTCTTGTTGAAAGAGATTTGATTGACTGCAAAAAACCTCTCCGCCATCCTCTTCAGCTGTTCTACAGTGGTTTCAAtgggtacgtatgcttcattaaGAGTTTTGATCAACACTTTTTGATGTTCAGTTGAATTCATTAGCAAAGACAACAAGGAGAATTGGGCAGGGGACTTTCGGAGCTGGTCGATTATCTTGTAGTCTGCCATTTTCATTTTCTGGAAGAACATTTCTGCTTCTTCAGCACTCACTGGCTTCTTAGGTGGGAAATGCTTCTTTGTGGCATTATTCACTTCCTCCAGATTGAGGTACTTCTCAGTCGGGTTATTTTCCTTAACTTCTCCCGAGATCTCTTTACCTTTGTATATTACTACCACTTTATTGTAGTTCCATAGAATGACAGTGGGATCTGTCATGGGCCTTTGCGGTATGCAActaataaccacgggctcatttAGCCTTGGTGGAGTTATCAGCCCCCGTACCACGTAGGTCCCTTTGGGCACATACATTTTAGCTCCCTTGTTTAGCTCAAACCTTCTAGCAGGACTCAATGACATATGTTCTTTCTTATGGCCTTGAGGAACATATAGAACGGCATCTTTGGAGGGCGCAGCCCTAGTTTCAGCTTCCACTTTCTTTTTTGTATTCTGGGGGGTAGGTTTGCTCTTTTTCTCCCCCTTGTCTTGTTTTGCGACAGCTTTTCGCTTCTTTTCCACATCGGCTATGGCAATGATGGCTTTTAGAGCTTGATCAAATTCTCTATCTTTACAGATCATTCCAATAACCGACCCGTTGTTGTAAGCCAGTAATGGATTGTTGGTTACATTAGGAATGTCTTCGTCCTTTAGcactattctttttttttctatcagATTTTCCACAGCCCTCTTCAGGGTCCAATAGTCATCTGTATCATGCCCTTCTGCCTCTGAATGGTAGGCACATCGAGTACCAGCTCTATAAGCGGGCGACGCTGGGTTCTGCCTGGTTTGAGGTACATGCTGCAACAAACCCATCCAGACAAGTTTGGGGAAAAGGTTGGAATAAGACTCGCCAATGGGTGTGAAATTTGCCATCTTAGGTGGTTCCCGGGCACGGAAGTTGTTTTGAAGAGGTCGGGGATTGTACTGATCTTGGTGAGGAGGTTGATTTCTGGGAAATGGAGCTTGGTTCTGAttgaattgttgttgtggccTGACATAGGGTTAGGCATTCATCACTGCATATGGCTGAGGAACCATAGGATAAGCCACATCTTGGtggggatagtaatgttgtggggttctttcagaGAAAAGAGGTTTGGGTGGACGGGGTTTTCTTGCACTTGAAGTTGTCATTGctgtttcttccttcttctttcggtttTCTACTCCTCCAGAACCGCTTGGATTGCTTGGGAGGTAGCCCTTATAGCAGACTGACTCAAGATTTGCCtagttttcaacccattttcaaccatttcaccGATTTGATAGCTTCGACAAATGGCTTACCCAtcgcagacatcatgttttgataataatcagcctcttgggcttgaaggAAGACACTGACCATCTCTGTTTCGTCCATTGGAGGTTTGACTCTGGCTGCTTGTTCGCACCATTTGACAGCATACTCTCGGAAGCTCTCCGAGGACTTTTTCTTTAGGTTTGACAAAGAATTCCTGTCAGGGGCAATGTCGATGTAATATTGAAACTACCTGACAAAGTCCTGATCCAGGTCATCCCAAATATGCCAGCGAGATATATCCTAATCCATATACCATTCAGAAGCAATGTCGACCAAACTCTCTCCAAAGTAATCCATGAGAAGCTCCTATTTTCCGCccgctccccgcaattggttgcagtaccttttaaggtgggctatgggatccccatgcccttcatatttttcaaattttagggttttgaaacccaaaGGTAAATGTACGTGCGGGAATATGCATAGGTCAGCGTAGGATACGCTCATTTGCCCACTCAGACCCTGTATATTTTTGAGACTTTGCTCCATACTTCTCATCTTTCTGGTAATCTCCTCTTGTTCAGGGGTTTTTGTGGTTTTCTCCTACCCTGCGGTAAACTCGTACCGAGGCGGCTGAGGGTAGGCATTGGTAGTAAACTGGGTAGGTTCCAGTGGGAAAGATGGtgtttgaaatgtaaaggaagatGGATCGAAGATAGGCCTGGGTAGAGTAGGTTATGTCGTAGCTGAACAAGGTGGcgcagtgaatatgtttgaagACGCACCTGAAGTTAACACCTGGGGGCAAGCCTCGGAAGGTGTTCCCGCAaagtgggctgaaatggtaggatatcccggtggggtatttggataacttatAGGGaagttggaggtcccacttgcctTGGGAAACTGCTCAGGGAATCCGGGTATCGCACTTGGTGGTTCCCTTCCGttggcccaggcgtcccacatttccatcatgcagAGACGTAGAATCCTATTTTCCTTAGTAGTTGTtgactcagaagttgggatggACGAGATCGGACTATCCTCCGGAATAGGAACTATTGGCAAATGactttccgaagacatttcaacactttcttttgacctcgtgaagtatggatgtgaagccagactacaacaaaatcaaccaccttACTATAGAACCTGGATTTAACAATAGACAACCAATCGGTCagtttgaagcaattaacacataggtaattgcacattggggtgtgatgcaACTATACAGTTGCGCaatggttgcatgtttcatcccggcttttgCTTACtttccaattttcttttctttccacttTGGCTCTTTTTGCTTCTCCTCTTATTCctattttcctctctttttcttttcttgctttttttttgtttttcttttgatttttctttggatctcttttctttctttttggtttttctttcggttctttccttccacatctctattttatttgagttatttacaaaaatcaTGATCGGATCCGataaggattgcctacgtatcacgataccacatgaatcagatcattacgtagttcaagaaaataaatgcaaaaataaagaaacaatttttgggaattttcgaTTTTCATTGATAAAACTGCTAaacttttctattacaaaagacttcAACCTACTCATTTCTTGGAATGTTAAAACTacaaacagactcaaaacaactttttaaacttaaaactgaaatacAAACTCGATAAATGAAAATCAAGAGTACATAAGTGCTTCGACTcctggggcccgtgggacatcattaggtcttgccacgggcctatgtgcgagatccccttgaagccgctccaaatcactcattatctggcggacaaatgTCATTACTGCATCGAAGAAAGTGGTATGAGTCATGTTCTCACAAGAGTGGCATTTCATGATgatgtagtcggcaatggctCTAACCCTCTCTCAGATaatacccttttcctgaagcaggCGCTCGATTTGCTGATTCCGAGCTTCTAGCACCTGAGTGTCATAATGGCTTTGATTCTGCAACTGTTGCGTATCTTCCTCCATCTGGGCCATCAAAGCATAACAATGTTTCCTATCGGCTTTAAAGTTCCTAGCTTGTTTGTCCGCCTCATTTTCAAGGGTGGTTAGCTTTCTCTTCAGATTAGTGATTGtcccctcatattttcttttcatttgtcgcaCAAACTCTACCCGTCCTTCTGCATTCTTTTCCAATTGTGCTCGGACTTTTGCTAGACTGGCCTCAGATTTTTCTAGGTCGTCTTGACACTCAAGTACTTTCTTTCTCAGACCGCTTATAAGTCTTTCATCTGCTCGGCTTTTTTCCtggtttctagcagctattctcATTTTCTGGATTTGAGATTTAAGGGCTTCGTTCTCCTGAGttagcttcttcttttccccttcatctgcggCAGCTTGGATACTATTGCCAAATTTGTGGTCCctgatttgtccctctaatttacttatcttggccctatagctttcttcttttgccaaccagccccactgctcctGCGAGTCGCTAGTGAATTGTGggacatggggtctcttagcAGGTCTGTCGGGAATCTGAAACCTTTTACCGAACCAAATCATGTAATTGGGGTGTACCTCACCTCTATCTAGATCCCGCACCATAGTCTTAGGTTCGAGAAATCTGCACTCATTCCAAACTTGGCGAACTCTTCCTTTTGGAAATGCAGCCTTTGGGCCTAATTCGATGACATGTCCACTCAAATCTTCGTCATGGGGGACGgtttgaaacctgcccagttggCGCAAACCCCCGTGAGGAGCATATGGATGAATGCTCCGGATACCCATTAGGAGAAGGTAGCACACTTCGGCTGACATGTATACGACTTCGGTGACAGGGAGCCATttgaaagtccactcaattttatcCGAAGTTAAAGAACTCAAGTGTGCAAACCAAGCCTTGGTACCCTCTGGAAATTCAACGCCCTCCACTCggttttcaaattcttcgatgcaATCCAAACCAGTCATGCCGTAATTCATATACCCAAcccggtggcagagatgttcctaTATCCACAGTTGTAGTAGTAGCTTACAGCCTTGGAAGAATTTTCCCCCTTCTCGGCAGATGGTCAAAGCTCGGTAAATCTCAGACAAGATCAGTGGAACTAGGGTACCATTAGCTTTCTTGATCGCGACATCAACAATCCCACGAGGCCCAATGCTATATTACTGTCTTTTCGCGGACAGATTAtaacacccaagaatgctactataaaaaccAAACCCTGCCTTGTCTCCCATTTATCTTTATTTCCGGCATGGGTCAGACCAGTATTCAGTGCTTCAAAACCTTGGGGATTGCCATAGAGTTGGTACAAGAACTGGAAAGTGCAAAACCCTTCAGATAAATTCCCATCCTGAATATCCcggctaatactcaacatatccAGAAACTTGTGAGGAGATACTGTTCTCGGTGACACCGGGTACTGACTTCTAAGGTTTCCACGAAGGCCGACGTAACCCGAAATTTCCTCTAGcgtgggtgtgagctcaaaatcagaaaagtggaacacattgcgagttggatcccaaaaaggtatcaagtcttcaatcacgtccaatcttggcttgatgttcaaaagtccgacaagaccacccaaaaCTTTTACCACGGTTCCTCGGCTAACTtttcctaagtcgttccaccacatgtggagctgtaaggggatctCCTTAAGAGCTGCGAAGGGTTCATTTtcatctgtgctcatcctgcacatttattagggtggtttaattaaaaaaaattatgactcattttgactcaaaaAAAAGTTATcactatattttttcttttttttttcttcaaaattttcataaaaatccggcTTTGGCAAATACggtctttcagcacttcggggaagaagattttaaggttgtgtttgctaaccaaccaaaattttgaaaaagcaaccaaaggtggctgttcttgcaaaaacggccttccggcgcccttttggggataTTCGGCCattttagacaagaatgacatcaccttacttatttacaataaaacaataaaaaatcttattctttttgggctatttttgcaaaaatgaagttggacccgatgggggttgcctacgtatcccacatccggtgagaatcaaactggcgtagttcgggcagatttgaCAAAACTAAAACaagattatttttttttcaaaatttcggaaAAGTTTCGGTATatttttggacattggttttctttcaaaaacatgtAATTATCTCTCTTAGCCCTCACATTGACTTTTCTTTTTCCCAACTTTTTTCCTATTATTCataagtcggtcaacatgcaaatccaaagcaaataaatgcacaagtagcaagtaggatgcatcaggatggtcttttcattttgggtacacctgtcttagacagacccaacccctgtgttgagtctccaaagtcaaatgtacgtgatgcaaacaaacattcctactagggatctgacatgaggttttgttatactaggtttaaaacctggtgtattgttctagacctggcttacccgagcggacagctcaagCGAAAGGGGGgacagcgtaccgggaatacagaagctttaccggctttgcaacttgtccgaacctcgttctaaaattgggataatgACTCTAACATAAACGAAGTCatacgaagtgcacacttcctagATGATTTAGAGGACTCGGAGAGAAGAgagtttcgtagcaatttatagaCAGTTTacacaatatcaaagcggtaaaaagcagcatttagcacattaagttcaaacatgtaaaaatcagataataaataaagccaactataacaactattctaagctcgaattcttaaaccctgaaccaaagttCTGGGTttggatccccagcagagtcgctagagttgtcacacctccattTTATACACCCGAGGGTatatatgggagtttttccactttaagtgacattatttgaaatgggattatttatttaatcagagtcgccacttggaatagtttatttggtgtcccaagtcaccggtttattttaaaatcccaaatcgaggaaattcgactttccttttgaagtctacgaaccagaaattctgaataaggaattctgttaacctgagggaaggtgttaggcaccctcggattccgtggttctagcacggtcgcttaaactattataattaacttattatctgatttattatatgttttagcctatggtgcatttttagcttattaaccgtttttaattattattattaaggaaAATTTAACATtatctaaaacatgtctttgaaccacgccacatgaaaaaCACCCGCGGTccgcgacacattttatttaacgttgttgagatttggatttgggtcacatgaaatgcacactcgagtttaggaaagtaacttttaaatagcgcgcctaaagcaactacgcactttcaagtttgcgagggccatggaaaattcaaactaaatggcacacctcgatttctaaaggattaaaattaattgaGGGTCATGTATTTTGAGTTTTTATTTGCCACGGCACGCCTCAATTCCAATTTTTTAAAGGGAATTCAAACTAAGCTTTTGAGGGTTATAAGCTATATCTTACTCGATATGGCACATTTCAAATCTAATTGTCTAAAAgaaaacttatttttttttcgaaattaggAGGGCCATATACTATTTGCATTCTCTAATATGCCACACCTCAATTTAAGGAGAACTtaaataatttaaacaaaaataca is a genomic window containing:
- the LOC142180773 gene encoding uncharacterized protein LOC142180773; amino-acid sequence: MANFTPIGESYSNLFPKLVWMGLLQHVPQTRQNPASPAYRAGTRCAYHSEAEGHDTDDYWTLKRAVENLIEKKRIVLKDEDIPNVTNNPLLAYNNGSVIGMICKDREFDQALKAIIAIADVEKKRKAVAKQDKGEKKSKPTPQNTKKKVEAETRAAPSKDAVLYVPQGHKKEHMSLSPARRFELNKGAKMYVPKGTYVVRGLITPPRLNEPVVISCIPQRPMTDPTVILWNYNKVVVIYKGKEISGEVKENNPTEKYLNLEEVNNATKKHFPPKKPVSAEEAEMFFQKMKMADYKIIDQLRKSPAQFSLLSLLMNSTEHQKVLIKTLNEAYVPIETTVEQLKRMAERFFAVNQISFNKNNLPREGAAHNKALHLTVKCEGYYVKRVMLDGGSGVDICPLSTLQHMEIGNERIRLNNVYVRAFDGIKRDTIVEIDLILTIGPVDFEVTFQMVKFEHEDQEIVVHGEDEQSIYQDPSVSCLEAIEGSEHIVYQAFEIVVADQCEEGDPCPQPFLSNASIMVAKEMIRHGYKPGKGLGKSLQGIAEPITPTASEKFFGVGFQPTSANGKWADERKNNGWVLPQPIPHLYRTFVKPKYNEEEEDEAFTAEEIE